In Nitrospira sp. MA-1, the DNA window GACATCAATATAAATAGGGTCGTTCAACGAAAGAGGCGATATCTGATTTTTGTGACCCATTCCCGATTTTGGTTTTTGATCTAAGAGCATCATATTCATCTTGTATTGTCCTTTACGGCTATTTCGCGCATGCGGCGGTATTTTCGTGTTGAACTTTGTGGCGTGGATGCCCCCATGTGGTGAGCCAGGCGTCATGCCCTCCGATGAGATCCATCGCCTGGGTTCGTCCGGCTTGTTCCAAAATCCCTATGGCGGTGGATGATCGATACCCACTGGCACAGTGGACCACTACAGGGGTATCCGCAGGGATGTCCTGAAGATGTTCGGCCAGGTGAGGTAAGGGGATATTGAGGCTTCGATCAATATGCCCTGCCTGCCACTCTTTTTCCGATCTGACGTCGACAACCATTGGTGGTTGGGAGGTGGTCAATAGTTCTGCAAGTCCCTGAGCAGAGATGCGTTGGACTTTTTGGATAATATCGGGGTTTACCTCAAGGGATTGCATTCCACCCTTCAGATAGCCCAGGACCCGGTCAAACCCAATGCGGCATAATCGTTGAATCGCCTCCTTTTCATGTCCAGGCTCGGCAATGGTGACGATGGAGCGTTTGGGGTCCAGGACCGTCCCGGCCCATGTCGCAAATTTTCCTCCTAATCCAATATTGAGACTCCCCTTCAGGTGGCCTCCGGCATATTCAACGGCATTTCGGACATCAAGGACTTGAGTCCCACTTTTCTGGTGATCCAACACCGTTTGAAGAGAAAGTGGCGTAAGGCTGTTCCGTACCACATCATCCAGAACGGGGTGCTGTTCCCTATTCATCTTGGCATCATATCCAAAGTACGAAGGGGCTTCAGGTTGGTCGGCCGTGACCAATTCCACAAATTTTTCTTTTGTCATAGGTTGAAGCGCATAGTTTTCCCAACGTTGTCTGCCCAATGTGGACACCGTGTCACTGCTTAAATTTTTCCCGCACATAGATCCCGCTCCGTGTGCCGGATAGACCAGCGTTTCATCCGGAAGGCGCATGAGAGTATTTCGGAGCGAATCGAATAATTGGCCCCCTAATTCTTCGGCAGTCACGCCAATGGAGGCCATAAGATCCGGCCTACCGACATCGCCAATGAACAGGGTATCTCCTGTCAGCACACAGTGTGGATGATCGGCGCTCCTGCTCAGGTCGTAGACGGCAAGTGAAATACTTTCAGGGGTATGTCCTGGGGTTTCCAACACCTGAATGCGCACCGATCCAAACTCAAGCACCTCTTTGTCCCGAAAATTTCGAATGGGGAAGTCGGTCTTGGCTTTGGCGCCAAGGCAAATCTCAGCACCCGTTTGTCGTTGCAGTTCAAGGTGCCCGGCTAGAAAGTCCGCATGAAAGTGAGTAAGAAACACATACCGAATCTTCCAATCGTGACGTCGGGCCTCCTGAAGATATTGCTCGACGTCCCTTTGAGGATCTACGACCACAGCGGTTGAGGTTTTGTGATCGCCAATCATGTAAGACGCATGAGCTAAACAACTCAAATAAAATTGTTTCACAATCATGATTGATACCCTCCCCTCCTTCTTGAAAAGGAGCATTGGTCGAAAGCGACTGAGCTCGTTTCGAAATGTTCCTTTAAGATTCTGTCCATGCACCATAGTTAAGCATGGATTGTGCCAGATTGCTTTTCTGTAGCCGTATTTGAAAATTTCAAACAAAAACAATGGATAATGGAAAGACTACGACAGGTCAAATCCGGGTGATGGTCTTAAAATGAATATGAACTGAACAGAATGCGTTAACTGTTAAGTTAACGCGTTAACGGTTGGGTTATGTGTGTGGAGGGGACTGAAGCTGTTTGATTTTCTTCCAAAGGGTGACCCGGCTCACTCCGAGTAGCTTGGCAGCCTCCGTTTTATTGCCCTTGGTCTGTTGGAGGGCTTCAGCAATCCGAGCTTCCTCATCGGGTGGAAGGGAAGGCTCTGCTTGGGGAGAGATAGGTTTGATACTTTTAGATCGTTGGGGACGTTGGACTTCGGAAGGAAGATCCCACAGGGTGAGGCAATCACCATTGACGGTGACGAAGGCATGTTCGATCGCATTTTTTAATTCGCGGACATTTCCGGGCCAGTTATAGTCAATTAATCGTTGAAGAGCATCCTGGGCTATATCTCCTATTTCGCGACGAAACGTC includes these proteins:
- a CDS encoding MBL fold metallo-hydrolase, with amino-acid sequence MIVKQFYLSCLAHASYMIGDHKTSTAVVVDPQRDVEQYLQEARRHDWKIRYVFLTHFHADFLAGHLELQRQTGAEICLGAKAKTDFPIRNFRDKEVLEFGSVRIQVLETPGHTPESISLAVYDLSRSADHPHCVLTGDTLFIGDVGRPDLMASIGVTAEELGGQLFDSLRNTLMRLPDETLVYPAHGAGSMCGKNLSSDTVSTLGRQRWENYALQPMTKEKFVELVTADQPEAPSYFGYDAKMNREQHPVLDDVVRNSLTPLSLQTVLDHQKSGTQVLDVRNAVEYAGGHLKGSLNIGLGGKFATWAGTVLDPKRSIVTIAEPGHEKEAIQRLCRIGFDRVLGYLKGGMQSLEVNPDIIQKVQRISAQGLAELLTTSQPPMVVDVRSEKEWQAGHIDRSLNIPLPHLAEHLQDIPADTPVVVHCASGYRSSTAIGILEQAGRTQAMDLIGGHDAWLTTWGHPRHKVQHENTAACAK